From Streptomonospora salina, the proteins below share one genomic window:
- the recG gene encoding ATP-dependent DNA helicase RecG, which yields MIDWDEPLRTPLGAKTAKKLADELGLHTVGGLLRYYPRRYATRGELTDLSSLAEGEQVTVVAEVHSVHKRDLRRGPGGKPRSLLEAVITDGTGRLTLAFFAKVGYHQRELVTGRRGMFAGRVSAYRGKQQLAHPVYEMLPEDSASDERAREFAERPLPIYPATKDLPSMTIARCVGPVLDQAREAGLADPLPEDLRSRHRLLGLTEALERIHRPVDSDDIPPARLRLKWDEAFVLQAALARRRREAAEVAAVPRPGDAGGLLQAFDAALPFELTEGQREVGSAVAESLASAHPMHRLLQGDVGAGKTLVALRAMLQVVDSGGQAVLLAPTEVLAQQHHRSITGMLGPLARAGRLDGAENATKVALLTGSQGAAARRQGLLDAASGDAGIVVGTHALLQEHVSFADLGFIVVDEQHRFGVEQRDALREKSAEGRPHVLVMTATPIPRTVAMTVYGDLDVVALNQLPSGRAPVSTHVVPAAEKPRFLERAWERIREEAAQRRQVYVVCPRIGDGDGDGQAGEAPAAGDGGSPGAEADGEEGARRAPSAVTEVASELAAGPLAGLTVEALHGRLAPEEKDAAMRRFADGRIDVLVATTVIEVGVDVPTATAMVIMDADRFGVSQLHQLRGRVGRGGLPGLCLLVTEAEAGTPARERLDAVAATTDGFELSRVDLEQRREGDVLGGAQSGRRSSLRMLALLRDEELIGRAREEAARYIDEDPELAAHPQLAAALEELLTEDRAEYLEKT from the coding sequence GTGATCGACTGGGACGAGCCGCTGCGTACGCCCCTCGGCGCCAAGACCGCCAAGAAGCTCGCCGACGAACTCGGCCTGCATACCGTGGGCGGGCTGCTGCGCTACTACCCGCGCCGCTACGCCACCCGAGGCGAACTCACCGACCTGTCCTCGCTGGCCGAAGGCGAACAGGTCACGGTCGTCGCCGAAGTGCACTCGGTGCACAAGCGCGACCTGCGCCGGGGCCCCGGCGGCAAGCCGCGCAGCCTGCTCGAAGCCGTGATCACCGACGGCACGGGCCGGCTCACCCTCGCGTTCTTCGCCAAAGTCGGCTACCACCAGCGCGAACTGGTCACCGGGCGGCGCGGCATGTTCGCCGGCCGCGTCTCCGCCTACCGCGGGAAGCAGCAGCTGGCCCACCCGGTCTACGAGATGCTGCCCGAGGACTCCGCCTCCGACGAGCGCGCCCGCGAGTTCGCCGAACGCCCACTCCCCATCTACCCGGCCACCAAGGACCTGCCGTCGATGACGATCGCCCGGTGTGTCGGCCCGGTCCTGGACCAGGCCCGCGAGGCCGGGCTGGCCGACCCGCTGCCGGAGGACCTGCGCTCGCGCCACCGCCTGCTCGGCCTGACCGAGGCACTGGAGCGCATCCACCGCCCCGTCGACTCCGACGACATTCCCCCCGCCCGCCTCCGTCTGAAGTGGGACGAGGCGTTCGTGCTGCAGGCGGCCCTCGCGCGGCGCCGCCGCGAGGCCGCCGAGGTCGCCGCCGTGCCGCGGCCGGGGGATGCGGGCGGGCTGCTCCAGGCGTTCGACGCCGCACTGCCCTTCGAACTCACCGAGGGCCAGCGCGAGGTCGGCTCCGCCGTCGCCGAGAGCCTGGCCTCCGCCCACCCCATGCACCGGCTGCTGCAGGGCGACGTCGGCGCCGGGAAGACGCTGGTCGCGCTGCGGGCCATGCTGCAGGTCGTCGACTCCGGCGGCCAGGCCGTCCTACTGGCCCCCACCGAGGTGCTGGCCCAGCAGCACCACCGCTCCATCACCGGGATGCTGGGCCCTCTGGCCCGCGCGGGCCGGCTCGACGGCGCCGAGAACGCGACGAAGGTCGCCCTGCTCACCGGGTCGCAGGGCGCCGCCGCCCGCCGCCAGGGCCTGCTGGACGCCGCCTCCGGCGACGCGGGGATCGTCGTGGGCACACACGCGCTGCTGCAGGAGCACGTCTCCTTCGCCGACCTCGGATTCATCGTCGTCGACGAACAGCACCGCTTCGGCGTCGAGCAGCGCGACGCCCTGCGCGAGAAGTCGGCCGAAGGCCGCCCCCACGTGCTTGTGATGACTGCCACGCCCATCCCGCGCACGGTCGCCATGACCGTCTACGGCGACCTCGACGTGGTGGCGCTGAACCAGCTGCCCTCCGGCCGCGCGCCGGTGTCCACCCACGTGGTGCCGGCGGCGGAGAAGCCCCGCTTCCTGGAGCGCGCCTGGGAGCGGATCCGTGAGGAGGCCGCGCAGCGGCGCCAGGTCTACGTGGTCTGCCCCCGCATCGGCGACGGCGACGGCGACGGGCAGGCGGGCGAAGCCCCGGCCGCCGGCGACGGCGGGTCCCCGGGGGCCGAGGCGGACGGCGAGGAGGGCGCGCGGCGCGCCCCGTCGGCGGTGACCGAGGTCGCATCCGAGCTCGCCGCGGGTCCGCTGGCCGGGCTGACCGTCGAGGCGCTGCACGGCCGCCTCGCTCCCGAGGAGAAGGACGCCGCGATGCGCCGCTTCGCCGACGGGCGGATCGACGTGCTCGTGGCCACGACCGTGATCGAGGTGGGTGTGGACGTGCCCACCGCCACGGCCATGGTGATCATGGACGCCGACCGGTTCGGCGTCTCCCAGCTGCACCAGCTGCGCGGCCGCGTGGGACGCGGCGGCCTTCCGGGACTGTGTCTTCTGGTGACCGAGGCCGAGGCCGGCACTCCGGCGCGCGAGCGGCTGGACGCGGTGGCCGCGACCACCGACGGCTTCGAACTCTCCCGTGTCGACCTGGAGCAGCGCCGCGAGGGCGACGTCCTGGGCGGCGCCCAGTCCGGGCGGCGGTCGTCGCTGCGCATGCTCGCCCTGCTGCGCGACGAGGAGCTGATCGGCCGGGCCCGCGAGGAGGCCGCCCGCTACATCGACGAGGATCCCGAGCTGGCGGCCCACCCGCAGCTGGCCGCGGCCCTGGAGGAGCTGCTCACCGAAGACCGGGCGGAGTACCTGGAGAAGACGTAG
- the rsmD gene encoding 16S rRNA (guanine(966)-N(2))-methyltransferase RsmD produces the protein MSRIIAGAARGRRIAVPGGRNTRPTSDRAREALFASALSDLGTFEGARVLDLYAGSGAIGLEALSRGAEHALLVEYDRKAVATLRSNIAALGLPGARVAAGRVLRVLQEGPRDGAYDVAVADPPYAADDGEIASVLEGLRAGAWLRPGALVVVERASRGGDLAWPEGYTPDRVRRYGEAALWYGHAASRPGLR, from the coding sequence ATGAGCCGCATCATCGCCGGCGCCGCCCGCGGCCGCCGAATCGCCGTTCCCGGCGGCCGCAACACCCGGCCCACCAGCGACCGCGCCCGTGAGGCGCTGTTCGCTTCGGCGCTGTCGGATCTGGGCACGTTCGAGGGGGCGCGGGTGCTCGACCTCTACGCGGGTTCGGGGGCGATCGGGCTGGAGGCGCTTTCGCGCGGCGCCGAGCATGCGCTGCTGGTGGAGTACGACCGCAAGGCGGTCGCCACCCTGCGGTCCAACATCGCCGCGCTGGGGCTGCCCGGTGCGCGTGTAGCGGCGGGGCGGGTGCTCCGGGTTCTGCAGGAGGGCCCCCGCGACGGCGCCTACGACGTCGCTGTGGCCGATCCGCCCTACGCCGCGGACGACGGCGAGATCGCGTCGGTGCTGGAAGGGCTGCGCGCCGGCGCGTGGCTGCGGCCGGGTGCGCTGGTGGTGGTCGAGCGCGCCAGCCGCGGCGGCGATTTGGCCTGGCCCGAGGGGTACACGCCGGACCGGGTCCGCCGATACGGGGAGGCCGCCCTTTGGTACGGTCACGCAGCAAGCCGTCCCGGCCTGCGCTGA
- the coaD gene encoding pantetheine-phosphate adenylyltransferase, which translates to MRRVVCPGSFDPVTNGHIDIIGRAARQYDEVVTAVLTNVNKRGLFSVDEKVAMLRECTADVSNVTISQFSGLLVDFCRDNDIGAIIRSLRSVSDFDYELQIAQMNYRLSGVETMFMTANPQYSFLSSSLVREIAQYGGDVSSLVTPHVEQRLRDKYTGGDSA; encoded by the coding sequence GTGCGTCGCGTCGTCTGCCCCGGATCCTTCGATCCGGTCACCAACGGACACATCGACATCATCGGGCGTGCCGCGCGGCAGTACGACGAGGTGGTGACCGCGGTGCTGACCAACGTCAACAAGCGCGGCCTGTTCAGCGTCGACGAGAAAGTCGCGATGCTGCGCGAGTGCACCGCCGATGTGAGCAACGTGACCATCTCCCAGTTCAGCGGGCTGCTGGTGGACTTCTGCCGCGACAACGACATCGGCGCGATCATCCGCAGCCTGCGCTCGGTCAGCGACTTCGACTACGAGCTGCAGATCGCCCAGATGAACTACCGCCTCTCGGGAGTGGAGACGATGTTCATGACGGCCAACCCGCAGTACTCGTTCCTCAGCTCCAGCCTCGTGCGCGAGATCGCCCAGTACGGCGGCGACGTCAGTAGCCTGGTCACGCCGCACGTCGAGCAGCGGCTGCGCGACAAGTACACGGGCGGCGACTCCGCCTGA
- a CDS encoding YceD family protein encodes MTLSRLDARAPLVVDTRPLGRQPGSMRTVQRSAPAPAQLATAMARVPEGAPIELDLRLEAVMEGVLVTGSAETGYEAECSRCLDPIQGTLEAPFQELFRYPGEDGLGPQDTDTEDEEEDYYLEGELLDLEQVVRDAVVLALPLSPLCREDCPGLCAECGEKLAEAGPEHGHGEGIDPRWEALRNLGEEFGDR; translated from the coding sequence ATCACTCTGTCTCGTCTAGACGCCCGAGCCCCTCTGGTGGTCGATACCCGGCCGCTGGGGCGCCAGCCCGGCTCCATGCGGACCGTGCAGCGGTCCGCGCCAGCACCCGCGCAGCTCGCGACTGCCATGGCGCGCGTGCCCGAGGGCGCGCCGATCGAGCTCGACCTGCGGCTTGAGGCCGTGATGGAGGGTGTTCTCGTCACCGGCAGTGCCGAAACCGGCTACGAGGCCGAGTGCTCCCGGTGCCTGGATCCGATCCAGGGCACACTGGAGGCGCCGTTCCAGGAGCTGTTCCGCTACCCCGGCGAGGACGGCCTGGGCCCCCAGGACACGGACACCGAAGACGAAGAAGAGGACTACTATCTAGAGGGCGAACTTCTCGACCTCGAACAGGTGGTGCGCGACGCGGTCGTGCTCGCGCTGCCGCTGTCGCCGCTGTGCCGGGAGGACTGTCCCGGGCTGTGCGCGGAATGCGGGGAGAAGCTCGCCGAGGCCGGGCCCGAGCACGGTCACGGCGAGGGCATCGACCCCCGCTGGGAGGCGCTGCGGAACCTCGGCGAGGAGTTCGGCGACCGTTGA
- the rpmF gene encoding 50S ribosomal protein L32: MAVPKQKKSRSNTRKRRSQWKAARPVLVTCPRCRDHKLPHTACPSCGTYNNRQVLDV, encoded by the coding sequence GTGGCTGTCCCGAAGCAGAAGAAGTCGCGGAGCAACACGCGCAAGCGCCGTTCCCAGTGGAAGGCCGCGCGTCCGGTGCTGGTCACCTGCCCGCGCTGCCGCGACCACAAGCTCCCGCACACCGCGTGCCCGTCGTGCGGCACCTACAACAACCGCCAGGTCCTCGACGTCTGA
- the rnc gene encoding ribonuclease III, with the protein MATQLNAAEAREIYRAIGVELDAKVLARALTHRSYAYEKGGLPTNERLEFLGDSVLGLIVTDTLFREHPDLPEGQLAKLRAAVVNMRALADVARELGLGEYIRLGRGEEGTGGRDKSSILADTLEAVIGAVYLDRGLDVVSDFVHRLFDPLIATASGLGAGLDWKTSLQELTASEMLGVPEYHVEESGPDHQKTFRATVRVAGDDYGLGEGRSKKEAEQQAAESAWKAIRASAARAAEAADTAEAAGDADASDED; encoded by the coding sequence GTGGCCACACAACTCAACGCGGCCGAGGCCCGCGAGATCTACCGTGCGATCGGGGTCGAGCTCGACGCGAAAGTACTGGCGCGGGCGCTGACGCACCGCTCCTACGCCTACGAGAAGGGCGGTCTGCCCACCAACGAGCGCCTGGAGTTCCTGGGCGACTCCGTGCTGGGGCTGATCGTCACCGACACGCTCTTCCGCGAACACCCCGACCTGCCCGAGGGCCAGCTCGCCAAACTGCGGGCGGCCGTGGTGAACATGCGGGCGCTCGCCGACGTCGCGCGTGAGCTGGGGCTGGGCGAGTACATCCGGTTGGGCCGCGGCGAGGAGGGCACCGGCGGGCGCGACAAGTCCTCCATCCTCGCCGACACGCTGGAGGCCGTCATCGGCGCGGTCTACCTCGACCGCGGGCTCGACGTCGTCTCCGACTTCGTGCACCGGCTGTTCGACCCCCTCATCGCCACCGCCTCCGGTCTGGGCGCGGGGCTGGACTGGAAGACCTCCCTGCAGGAGCTCACCGCCTCGGAGATGCTCGGCGTCCCCGAGTACCACGTCGAGGAGAGCGGCCCCGACCACCAGAAGACCTTCCGCGCCACCGTGCGCGTGGCCGGCGACGACTACGGCCTGGGCGAGGGCCGCAGCAAGAAGGAAGCCGAGCAGCAGGCGGCCGAGTCGGCCTGGAAGGCCATCCGCGCTTCGGCGGCGCGCGCGGCCGAAGCCGCCGACACCGCCGAGGCGGCCGGGGACGCCGACGCCTCCGACGAGGACTGA
- the mutM gene encoding bifunctional DNA-formamidopyrimidine glycosylase/DNA-(apurinic or apyrimidinic site) lyase, with translation MPELPEVEVVRAGLEHWVRGRTVDGVAVLHPRSVRRHAAGADDFSARLDRCTVAGARRRGKYLWLELDSGDALLAHLGMSGQLLVQPRERAAERHQRVCIGLGPAERELRFVDQRTFGHLMVDPLIDDARGDSAGVPAAIGHIAPDPIDPAFDDEAFAALLRRKRTEVKRALLDQSAISGVGNIYADEALWRAGLHWARPTENLRRRQVGALLEHVRDVLREALAAGGTSFDSLYVNVNGESGYFERGLKAYGRSGQPCERCGAPIRREAFMNRSSYSCPRCQRAPRR, from the coding sequence GTGCCCGAACTTCCCGAGGTCGAGGTCGTCCGCGCCGGTCTGGAGCACTGGGTGCGCGGCCGCACCGTCGATGGCGTGGCGGTGCTGCACCCCCGCTCGGTGCGTCGGCACGCCGCCGGAGCCGACGACTTCTCGGCGCGGCTGGACCGGTGCACCGTCGCCGGCGCGCGCCGCCGCGGAAAGTACCTGTGGCTGGAGTTGGACTCCGGCGACGCGCTCCTGGCCCACCTGGGCATGAGCGGACAGCTGCTGGTGCAGCCGCGCGAGCGCGCGGCCGAGCGCCACCAGCGGGTGTGCATCGGACTGGGCCCGGCCGAACGCGAGCTGCGCTTCGTCGACCAGCGCACCTTCGGCCATCTCATGGTCGATCCGCTGATCGACGACGCCCGGGGGGACTCGGCCGGCGTGCCTGCGGCGATCGGCCACATCGCGCCGGACCCCATCGACCCCGCGTTCGACGACGAGGCGTTCGCCGCCCTGCTGCGGCGCAAGCGCACCGAGGTCAAGCGCGCGCTGCTGGATCAATCCGCGATCAGCGGGGTAGGCAACATCTACGCGGACGAGGCGCTGTGGCGTGCGGGGCTGCACTGGGCGCGGCCCACGGAGAACCTGCGCCGCCGGCAGGTCGGCGCTCTGCTGGAGCACGTGCGCGACGTGCTGCGCGAGGCGCTGGCGGCGGGCGGCACCTCGTTCGACAGCCTGTATGTCAACGTCAACGGCGAAAGCGGGTACTTCGAGCGCGGTCTGAAGGCCTACGGGCGCAGCGGGCAGCCCTGTGAGCGCTGCGGGGCGCCGATCCGGCGCGAGGCTTTCATGAACCGCTCGTCCTACAGCTGTCCGCGCTGCCAGCGGGCGCCGCGCCGCTGA
- a CDS encoding acylphosphatase — protein sequence MGGETHDRARLLAWVRGRVQGVGFRWWVRARALELGLTGAATNLRDGRVEVVAEGPGDDCRRLLDLLRGGDTPGEVAGVVERWENPRGTFSGFTER from the coding sequence GTGGGAGGCGAGACACACGACCGGGCACGGCTGCTGGCGTGGGTGCGCGGCCGTGTGCAAGGGGTCGGATTCCGCTGGTGGGTGCGCGCCCGCGCGCTGGAGCTGGGGTTGACCGGTGCCGCGACCAACCTCCGCGACGGCAGGGTCGAGGTGGTGGCCGAGGGGCCCGGCGACGACTGCCGGCGGCTCCTCGACCTGCTGCGCGGCGGCGACACCCCCGGGGAGGTGGCGGGGGTCGTCGAGAGATGGGAGAATCCCAGGGGCACCTTCTCCGGGTTCACCGAGCGGTGA
- the smc gene encoding chromosome segregation protein SMC → MYLKSLTLRGFKSFASATTLRLEPGITTVVGPNGSGKSNVVDALAWVMGEQGAKSLRGGKMDDVIFAGTSSRPALGRAEVSLTVDNHDGALPIDYTEVTIKRTMFRNGGSEYSLNGDTCRLLDIQELLSDSGIGREMHVIVGQGQLDTVLHAGPEERRGLIEEAAGILKHRKRKEKALRKLDAMQGNLDRVTDLTSELRRQLKPLGKQAELARRAAVIQADLRDARLRLLADDIVTLREALEKEEADEAAVRTRREAAEKALADAQARETELDTAVSEAAPAVSRLQDTYHGLSRLKERLSAVASLAAERHRNLAAEPQEERSGRDPDELEREAEEARAQEEELQYRLDDARENLESAVAERTAAEEALKTEEERVAAAARAAADRREGLAKLRGRVDALRSRLAASEAEVERLDTAAVEARERAEAARAEYDRAQAESDGLDEGDAELDTEQESAKRRLDAMDARLNELRETERTAERERAALAARKEALESGLTRKDGAAALLAAQERLPGLTGSVAALIEVESGHETAVAAAFGAASEAVAADDADTARAAVELLKNEDGGRASVVVAGGGTGAAPRAHWPSLPSGMRYAADAVTAPERLEPAVGALLERVVLVADADRARDLLTAQPDLRAVTADGDLYSAGLVQGGSATAPSLLEAQAAVDEAAERLDAATVAAEDAAERLDAAKSERTELAAVLEEVTARRRAADKQRNDTAQQLGKLGGQARAAEAEVERYTSAAAKAATARQSDLDDLAGLEERLAEAEAQPADEGEPDTGHRDGLAERASTARATETETRLAVRTAEERVRSIAGRADGLLRSAEAERDARRKDAERRARRRSQSRVAESVADAADRALERIESSLADADAQRKQAEEERAARDAELKTVRARVRELSVELEKLVNTVHGSEVARAERKLRLEQLETKAVDEMGVEVAVLVEEYGPRVPVPPPADAEEDEAVAVPYVREVQEKRARSAEKQLNQLGKINPLALEEYAALEERHAFLNAQLEDLKKTKRDLLDVVEQVDARVQEVFSGAFADVQREFAQIFGRLFPGGEGKLVLNEPTDMLGTGVEVEARPPGKKVKRLSLLSGGERSLTAVAFLAAIFKARPSPFYVMDEVEAALDDTNLQRLLVIFDELREASQLIVITHQKRTMEAADALYGVTMHNDGISQVISQKLDRSAPGP, encoded by the coding sequence GTGTATCTGAAGAGCCTCACGCTGCGCGGCTTCAAATCCTTCGCCTCGGCCACCACACTGCGGCTCGAACCCGGGATCACCACGGTCGTGGGCCCCAACGGCTCCGGAAAGTCCAACGTCGTCGACGCGCTCGCCTGGGTCATGGGCGAGCAGGGCGCCAAGTCGCTGCGCGGCGGCAAAATGGACGACGTGATCTTCGCGGGTACGTCGTCCCGCCCCGCCCTGGGCCGCGCCGAGGTGAGCCTGACCGTCGACAACCACGACGGCGCACTTCCCATCGACTACACCGAGGTCACCATCAAGCGGACCATGTTCCGCAACGGCGGCTCGGAGTACTCCCTCAACGGCGACACCTGCCGGCTGCTGGACATCCAGGAGCTGCTCAGCGACTCCGGCATCGGCCGGGAGATGCACGTCATCGTCGGCCAGGGCCAGCTCGACACGGTCCTGCACGCCGGACCCGAGGAGCGCCGCGGCCTCATCGAGGAGGCCGCCGGCATCCTCAAGCACCGCAAGCGCAAGGAGAAGGCGCTGCGCAAGCTCGACGCGATGCAGGGCAACCTCGATCGCGTCACCGATCTCACCTCCGAACTGCGCCGCCAGCTCAAACCGCTGGGCAAGCAGGCCGAACTCGCCCGGCGCGCCGCGGTCATCCAAGCCGACCTGCGCGACGCCCGACTGCGCCTGCTCGCCGACGACATCGTCACCCTGCGCGAGGCGCTGGAGAAGGAGGAGGCCGACGAAGCGGCCGTGCGCACCCGCCGGGAGGCCGCCGAGAAAGCTCTGGCCGACGCGCAAGCGCGCGAGACCGAGCTGGACACCGCGGTGAGCGAGGCGGCACCCGCGGTGTCCCGCCTGCAGGACACCTACCACGGCCTCTCCCGGCTCAAGGAGCGCCTCAGCGCCGTGGCGTCGCTGGCCGCCGAGCGCCACCGCAACCTCGCCGCCGAACCGCAGGAGGAGCGGTCCGGGCGCGACCCCGACGAGCTGGAGCGCGAGGCCGAAGAGGCCCGCGCCCAGGAAGAGGAGCTGCAGTACCGGCTCGACGACGCCCGCGAGAACCTTGAGAGCGCCGTGGCCGAGCGGACCGCCGCCGAGGAGGCGCTCAAGACCGAGGAGGAGCGCGTGGCGGCCGCCGCCCGCGCCGCCGCCGACCGCCGCGAGGGCCTGGCCAAGCTCCGCGGCCGGGTGGATGCGCTGCGCAGCAGGCTGGCCGCGAGCGAAGCCGAAGTCGAGCGGCTCGACACCGCGGCCGTCGAGGCGCGCGAGCGCGCCGAGGCCGCCCGGGCCGAGTACGACCGCGCCCAAGCCGAGTCGGACGGGCTCGACGAGGGCGACGCCGAGCTCGACACCGAGCAGGAATCGGCCAAGCGGCGCTTGGACGCCATGGACGCCCGGCTCAACGAGCTGCGCGAGACCGAGCGCACCGCCGAGCGGGAACGCGCCGCGCTCGCGGCCCGCAAGGAAGCCCTGGAAAGCGGCCTCACCCGCAAGGACGGCGCCGCAGCGCTGCTGGCGGCCCAGGAGCGCCTGCCCGGGCTCACCGGATCGGTCGCCGCGCTGATCGAGGTCGAGTCCGGCCACGAGACGGCGGTCGCCGCCGCCTTCGGAGCCGCGTCCGAGGCCGTGGCCGCCGATGACGCCGACACCGCCCGGGCCGCCGTCGAACTCCTCAAGAACGAGGACGGCGGGCGCGCGAGCGTGGTGGTGGCCGGCGGCGGAACGGGTGCCGCGCCGCGCGCGCACTGGCCGTCGCTGCCCAGCGGGATGCGCTACGCCGCCGACGCCGTGACCGCGCCCGAGCGCCTGGAACCGGCGGTCGGCGCGCTGCTGGAGCGCGTGGTGCTGGTCGCCGACGCCGACCGGGCCCGCGACCTGCTGACGGCACAGCCCGACCTGCGCGCCGTCACCGCCGACGGCGACCTCTACAGCGCCGGACTGGTGCAGGGCGGATCGGCCACGGCTCCCAGCCTGCTGGAGGCGCAGGCGGCCGTCGACGAGGCCGCCGAGCGGCTGGACGCCGCGACGGTCGCGGCCGAGGACGCCGCCGAGCGGCTGGACGCCGCCAAGAGCGAGCGCACCGAACTCGCCGCCGTTCTGGAAGAGGTCACCGCCCGCCGGCGGGCCGCCGACAAGCAGCGCAACGACACCGCCCAGCAGCTGGGCAAACTCGGCGGGCAGGCCCGCGCGGCCGAGGCCGAGGTCGAACGCTACACGTCGGCCGCGGCCAAGGCCGCCACCGCCCGGCAGAGCGACCTGGACGACCTCGCCGGCCTGGAGGAGCGGCTGGCCGAGGCCGAGGCGCAGCCCGCCGACGAGGGCGAACCCGACACCGGGCACCGCGACGGACTCGCCGAACGCGCCAGTACCGCCCGCGCCACCGAGACCGAGACCCGCCTGGCCGTGCGCACCGCCGAGGAACGGGTGCGTTCGATCGCGGGACGCGCCGACGGGCTGCTGCGCTCGGCCGAAGCCGAACGCGACGCCCGCCGCAAGGACGCCGAGCGCCGTGCCCGCCGGCGCAGCCAGTCGCGCGTGGCCGAGTCCGTCGCCGACGCGGCCGACCGCGCCCTGGAGCGGATCGAGTCCTCTCTTGCCGACGCCGACGCCCAGCGCAAGCAGGCCGAGGAGGAGCGCGCCGCCCGCGACGCCGAACTCAAGACCGTGCGGGCGCGGGTGCGCGAACTGTCGGTGGAGCTGGAGAAGCTCGTCAACACCGTCCACGGCAGCGAGGTCGCCCGCGCCGAGCGCAAGCTGCGCCTGGAGCAGTTGGAGACCAAGGCCGTCGACGAGATGGGCGTCGAGGTCGCGGTGCTCGTCGAGGAATACGGGCCCCGTGTACCGGTCCCGCCGCCCGCCGATGCCGAAGAGGACGAGGCGGTGGCCGTGCCCTACGTCCGCGAGGTCCAGGAGAAGCGCGCCCGGTCCGCCGAGAAGCAGCTCAACCAGCTCGGCAAGATCAACCCGCTGGCACTGGAGGAGTACGCCGCGCTGGAGGAGCGCCACGCCTTCCTCAACGCCCAACTGGAGGACCTGAAGAAGACCAAGCGGGACCTGCTGGACGTGGTGGAGCAGGTCGACGCGCGGGTGCAGGAGGTGTTCTCCGGCGCCTTCGCCGACGTCCAGCGCGAGTTCGCCCAGATCTTCGGCCGCCTCTTCCCCGGCGGCGAGGGCAAGCTCGTGCTCAACGAACCCACCGACATGCTCGGCACCGGCGTCGAAGTCGAAGCCCGCCCGCCGGGCAAGAAGGTCAAGCGGCTGTCGCTGCTGTCCGGCGGCGAACGGTCCCTGACGGCGGTGGCCTTCCTCGCCGCGATCTTCAAGGCCCGGCCGTCGCCGTTCTACGTCATGGACGAGGTCGAAGCGGCGCTGGACGACACGAACCTGCAGCGACTGCTGGTGATCTTCGACGAGCTGCGGGAAGCCTCGCAGCTCATCGTCATCACCCACCAGAAGCGCACCATGGAGGCGGCCGACGCCCTCTACGGCGTGACCATGCACAACGACGGCATCTCCCAGGTCATCAGCCAGAAACTGGACCGGTCGGCTCCGGGCCCGTGA
- a CDS encoding ABC transporter substrate-binding protein: protein MPSARRLSAALLLAALTLSACGGPQNSGQDQDPSESQDAGFPVTVEDASGEVTLESAPERIVSLTPSVTEMLFAIDAGDQVTAVDEHSDHPEEAPTTDLSGFEPSVEAIVEYEPDLVVLARNAAETADQLKEVDVPVLILPSAADLDQAYDQMRTLGEATGNADRAGEVADRVESDVDAIVEETTAEIGESDLTYYHELDSGMYSVTSETFIGQVYDRFGLQNIADSTEDTAGGYPQLSAEYVVDQNPDLVFLAYPGEGAVEDLGERPAFDSIDAVSDGDVVHLDPDIASRWGPRVVDLAESVSAAVTDAAQEG from the coding sequence GTGCCAAGCGCACGCCGCCTGTCCGCCGCACTGCTGCTGGCAGCACTCACGCTCTCCGCCTGCGGCGGCCCGCAGAACTCCGGCCAGGACCAGGACCCCTCCGAAAGCCAGGACGCCGGTTTCCCCGTGACCGTGGAGGACGCCTCCGGCGAGGTCACCCTCGAATCCGCGCCGGAGCGCATCGTCTCCCTGACGCCCTCGGTCACCGAGATGCTCTTCGCGATCGACGCCGGCGACCAGGTGACCGCCGTCGACGAGCACTCCGACCACCCCGAAGAGGCGCCGACGACCGACCTGTCCGGTTTCGAGCCCAGCGTCGAGGCCATCGTCGAGTACGAACCCGACCTGGTGGTGCTGGCCCGCAACGCGGCCGAGACCGCCGACCAGCTCAAGGAGGTCGACGTCCCGGTGCTGATCCTGCCGTCGGCCGCCGACCTCGACCAGGCCTACGACCAGATGCGCACACTCGGCGAGGCCACCGGGAACGCCGACCGCGCCGGCGAGGTCGCCGATCGGGTCGAGTCCGACGTCGACGCGATCGTCGAGGAGACCACCGCCGAGATCGGCGAATCGGATCTGACCTATTACCACGAGCTGGACTCCGGGATGTACTCGGTCACCTCCGAGACGTTCATCGGCCAGGTCTACGACCGCTTCGGCTTGCAGAACATCGCCGACTCCACCGAAGACACGGCCGGCGGCTACCCGCAGCTGTCCGCGGAGTACGTCGTCGATCAGAATCCCGACCTGGTCTTCCTGGCCTACCCGGGCGAAGGGGCCGTCGAGGACCTCGGCGAGCGCCCCGCGTTCGACAGCATCGACGCTGTGAGCGACGGGGACGTCGTCCACCTCGACCCCGACATCGCCTCGCGCTGGGGCCCGCGCGTGGTGGACCTGGCCGAGAGCGTCTCCGCGGCCGTCACCGACGCCGCCCAGGAGGGGTAA